From a single Lolium rigidum isolate FL_2022 chromosome 7, APGP_CSIRO_Lrig_0.1, whole genome shotgun sequence genomic region:
- the LOC124674742 gene encoding protein root UVB sensitive 2, chloroplastic-like translates to MNILERIRGSGGDKTAALEMPRKLESWVEISESVSRLCTFDAGNGGGGGGISVKVIQDNRLVHDKLVDSFLNKFFPSGYPYSVNEGYLTYTKFRALQHFSSAMLHVLSTQSLLFAAGLRPTPAQATAVSWILKDGMQHAGKLICSGMGARMDSEPKSWRIFADVLYDFGTALDFISPLCPQLFLEVAGLGNFAKGMAVVAARATRLPIYSSFAKEGNLSDLFAKGEAISTLFNVMGIGAGIGLSSTVCSTTQGKLIVGPLLSAVHIWGVVQEMRATPINTLNPQRTAMVVADFIKSGKVSSPAELRYREDLLFPNRLIEEAGSVKVGQPLRRVLSPGRVEQLRASFPEEKFLLSPKGDKTYMVLEQSATGEDALRGWLVAGFASEMERSGAGSRDAVLNDAYQKMESVFPLFVSEVKSRGWYTGQFLDGNHSRIAYAKSE, encoded by the exons ATGAACATACTC GAGAGGATACGCGGGAGCGGCGGCGATAAGACGGCCGCGCTGGAGATGCCCCGGAAGCTGGAGTCTTGGGTGGAGATTTCCGAGTCCGTCTCGCGGCTCTGCACCTTCGACGCCGGCAacgggggcggtggcggcggcatatCT GTAAAAGTTATCCAGGATAACAGACTGGTACATGATAAGTTGGTTGATTCTTTCTTGAACAAATTCTTTCCGTCAGGCTATCCATACAG TGTAAACGAGGGCTACCTAACATATACCAAATTCCGAGCACTCCAGCATTTTTCTAGTGCTATGCTGCATGTGTTATCAACCCAG TCTTTGTTATTTGCTGCAGGTCTACGACCTACCCCTGCGCAAGCAACTGCCGTAAGTTGG ATTCTAAAAGATGGAATGCAGCACGCAGGAAAGCTCATCTGTAGTGGCATGGGGGCAAGAATGGATTCAGAGCCGAAGAGTTGGAGGATATTTG CTGATGTTCTCTATGATTTTGGTACTGCCTTGGACTTCATTTCACCATTGTGTCCACAACTTTTTCTTGAAGTAGCAGGCTTGGGAAATTTCGCAAAG GGAATGGCTGTTGTTGCGGCTAGAGCGACAAGGCTACCAATATATTCGTCTTTTGCCAAAGAAGGTAACCTTAGCGACTTGTTTGCTAAAGGGGAGGCCATTTCGACACTTTTCAATGTTATGGGCATAGGAGCTGGCATTGGTCTATCATCTACTGTTTGTTCAACAACTCAAGGGAAG CTAATTGTCGGCCCATTGCTTTCTGCTGTACATATATGGGGAGTAGTGCAAGAGATGAGGGCCACTCCTATAAACACACTTAACCCACAAAGAACAGCAATGGTGGTGGCTGATTTTATCAAG AGTGGAAAGGTTTCAAGCCCAGCTGAGCTAAGATACAGAGAAGACCTCCTGTTCCCAAATCGGCTAATAGAAGAAGCGGGAAGCGTGAAAGTCGGGCAACCACTTCGCAGGGTTCTGAGCCCAGGACGCGTGGAACAGCTGAGAGCTTCTTTCCCTGAGGAGAAGTTTTTGCTCAGCCCAAAGGGCGACAAGACCTACATGGTCCTGGAGCAGAGTGCGACCGGGGAGGACGCGCTCCGGGGATGGCTGGTCGCTGGCTTCGCTTCGGAGATGGAGAGATCAGGCGCTGGATCGCGCGATGCTGTCCTGAACGATGCCTATCAGAAGATGGAGAGCGTGTTCCCCCTGTTCGTGTCGGAGGTTAAGAGCAGGGGCTGGTACACGGGCCAGTTCTTGGATGGAAATCACAGCCGAATCGCGTACGCGAAATCCGAGTAG
- the LOC124671566 gene encoding phosphoenolpyruvate carboxylase kinase 2-like, whose translation MMLSLYATIVLLLLAGVESASRNDCNAGDIAALVAVKAAFNNASYFASWTPATKCCHWRGIKCEYFPATGQVNVIGLDIVEDDNVAGTIPGAAIVGLANLVDLTLYKVPGLYGPIPKELASISGLFALTVTGTGVSGPVPSYLGALTALQLSGGIPVEVLNLDGLQFFNVSSNRLCGMVPSGSAVEDKKQILPMSEEELRRDYEIGEEIGRGRFGVVHRCASRATGALYAVKSVDRSRLADDLDRGLAELEPKLARLAAAGNPGVVQVHTVYEDDAWTHMVMDLCTGPDLLDWVRLRHGAPVPEPEAAAVAAQLADALALCHRRGVAHRDVKPDNVLLDVAAGGDGPVRARLADFGSAAWVGGGESARGLVGTPHYVAPEVIAGDEYGEKADVWSAGVVLYVLLTGGAFPFSGETASDVFAAVLRGSLRFPPRLFSGVSPMAKDLLRRMICRDVSRRFSAEQVLKHPWILSGGGARDEVVEPT comes from the exons ATGATGCTGTCCTTGTACGCGAccatcgtcctgctcctcctcgccggcgtggAGTCGGCGTCCAGGAATGACTGCAACGCCGGCGACATTGCGGCGCTGGTCGCCGTCAAGGCAGCCTTCAACAACGCCTCCTACTTCGCGTCCTGGACGCCGGCCACCAAGTGCTGTCACTGGCGTGGCATCAAGTGCGAATACTTCCCGGCCACGGGCCAGGTGAACGTCATCGGCCTCGACATCGTCGAGGACGACAACGTCGCCGGCACTATCCCCGGCGCCGCCATCGTCGGGCTGGCCAACCTCGTGGACCTGACGCTGTACAAGGTTCCGGGCTTGTACGGCCCCATCCCCAAGGAGCTCGCTAGTATCTCCGGTCTCTTTGCGCTCACGGTCACCGGGACCGGCGTGTCTGGCCCCGTGCCGTCCTacctgggcgcgctcaccgcgctcca GCTCAGCGGCGGAATCCCGGTGGAGGTGCTGAACCTGGACGGCCTGCAGTTCTTCAACGTCAGCAGCAACAGGCTCTGCGGCATGGTGCCCAGCGGTTCTGCGGTTGAG GATAAAAAACAGATCTTGCCTATGAGTGAGGAGGAACTCCGGCGCGACTACGAGATCGGCGAGGAGATCGGGCGCGGCCGCTTCGGCGTCGTCCACCGCTGCGCCTCCCGCGCCACGGGCGCCCTCTACGCCGTCAAGTCCGTCGACCGCTCGCGcctcgccgacgacctcgaccgcGGCCTGGCCGAGCTGGAGCCCAAGCTGGCGCGCCTCGCCGCCGCGGGGAACCCCGGCGTCGTGCAGGTGCACACCGTCTACGAGGACGACGCCTGGACGCACATGGTCATGGACCTCTGCACGGGGCCCGACCTGCTCGACTGGGTCCGCCTCCGCCACGGCGCGCCCGTCCCGGAgcccgaggccgccgccgtcgccgcgcagcTCGCCGACGCCCTCGCGCTCTGCCACCGCCGCGGCGTCGCGCACCGCGACGTCAAGCCCGACAATGTGCTCCTCGACGtcgccgccggcggcgacgggcCCGTAAGGGCCCGGCTCGCGGACTTCGGGTCCGCGGCGTGGGTCGGCGGCGGGGAGAGCGCGCGCGGCCTCGTCGGCACGCCGCACTACGTGGCGCCCGAGGTGATCGCGGGGGACGAGTACGGGGAGAAGGCCGACGTGTGGAGCGCCGGGGTCGTCCTCTACGTGCTCCTCACCGGCGGCGCGTTCCCGTTCAGCGGCGAGACGGCCTCCGACGTGTTCGCGGCCGTGCTGAGGGGGAGCCTTAGGTTCCCGCCCAGGCTCTTCTCCGGGGTGTCGCCCATGGCCAAGGACCTGCTGAGGCGCATGATCTGCCGCGACGTCTCCAGAAGGTTCTCCGCCGAGCAGGTCCTCA AGCACCCATGGATCCTGAGCGGCGGAGGAGCCCGAGATGAGGTGGTGGAGCCAACCTGA
- the LOC124676601 gene encoding inositol phosphorylceramide glucuronosyltransferase 1-like yields the protein MGSPPSGRPLLAAIVTAALLSGALAATEEAYVTLLYGDEFVLGVRVLGKSIRDTGTSRDMVVLVSDGVSEYSRDLLQADGWIVKQITLLANPNQVRPTRFWGVYTKLKIFNMTDYKKVVYLDADTIVVKSIEDVFKCGKFCGNLKHSERMNSGVMVVEPSETLFKDMMDKVDRLPSYTGGDQGFLNSYYADFANSRVYEPDSPLTPEPETQRLSTLYNADVGLYMLANKWMVDAKELRVIHYTLGPLKPWDWWTAWLVKPVEIWQDIRQKLEESLPGTGGGRNPHDQLVVKFLFIIPFCLLLFGYYQSCFQNNKEFLSVQSLCAFARRGRHKYKSEEALPSYSAVGVSSSTFSNSNQRFSNGPHLKLPSYFGAIAVLVCFMSAGLSLAFSFTIIPRQIMPWTGLLLMVEWTFVAFFLLFGSYLRFVYRWGSISANHVGYSNSDSSENRAATGHQRNMSDCDVEATFYWAGMAVIAIATVFSPTILGITALFTKLGLMVVGGVVLASFMTYASEHLAISAFYKGQKDRSGSRTRRICFLCL from the exons ATGGGATCGCCGCCGTCCGGGCGGCCCCTCCTGGCGGCCATCGTCACGGCGGCGCTGCTGTCCGGGGCGCTGGCGGCGACGGAGGAGGCCTACGTCACGCTGCTCTACGGCGACGAGTTCGTCCTCGGCGTGCGTGTTCTTGGCAAgtccatccgcgacaccggcACAAGCCGCGACATGGTCGTGCTCGTCTCCGACGGCGTCTCCGAGTACTCGCGGGACCTCCTCCAG GCTGATGGTTGGATCGTGAAGCAGATAACTCTACTCGCTAACCCTAATCAAGTGAGACCAACCAGGTTTTGGGGTGTCTATACAAAGCTAAAGATATTCAACATGACAGACTACAAAAAAG TTGTTTATCTCGATGCAGACACTATAGTTGTGAAAAGTATCGAGGATGTTTTCAAGTGTGGGAAGTTCTGCGGGAACTTGAAGCACTCTGAAAGAATGAATTCCGGGGTGATGGTTGTAGAGCCATCTGAAACTCTTTTCAAGGATATGATGGACAAAGTAGACCGGTTGCCTTCCTACACTGGAG GTGACCAAGGCTTTCTTAATTCATATTATGCTGATTTTGCTAACTCCCGTGTGTATGAGCCAGACTCACCTTTAACACCAGAACCTGAGACACAACGCCTTTCTACATTGTATAATGCTGATGTTGGACTTTACATGCTTGCCAACAAG TGGATGGTCGATGCGAAGGAACTTAGAGTTATTCACTATACACTAGGTCCTCTTAAACCCTGGGACTGGTGGACAGCTTGGCTCGTAAAACCTGTGGAAATATGgcag GATATTAGGCAAAAACTTGAAGAATCTCTTCCGGGAACTGGTGGGGGAAGGAACCCTCATGACCAACTGGTGGTCAAATTTTTATTCATTATTCCCTTCTGCCTGCTGTTATTTGGTTATTACCAATCGTGTTTTCAG AACAATAAGGAGTTTCTAAGTGTGCAGTCTTTATGTGCGTTTGCTAGAAGAGGCCGTCACAAATACAAGTCTGAAGAGGCACTTCCATCTTATTCAGCAGTTGGTGTTTCATCATCTACATTTTCTAATTCAAATCAAAGA TTCTCAAATGGGCCACATTTGAAGCTGCCTTCTTACTTCGGGGCGATTGCTGTGCTAGTCTGTTTTATGTCTGCTGGTCTCTCTCTTGCCTTTTCTTTCACCATCATTCCACGACAAATTATGCCATGGACAGGCTTGCTACTGATGGTTGAGTGGACCTTTGTGGCATTCTTCTTACTGTTTGGTAGCTATCTCCGTTTTGTCTATCGATGGGGAAGTATTAGCGCAAATCATGTGGGATATAGCAATTCTGATTCATCAGAGAATCGTGCCGCTACAG GCCATCAGCGCAATATGTCTGACTGTGACGTGGAGGCGACATTTTACTGGGCAGGGATGGCAGTCATAGCTATTGCTACTGTCTTTTCACCAACTATCTTGGGTATAACTGCGTTATTTACAAA GCTAGGGTTGAtggttgttggtggtgtcgtgctgGCATCTTTTATGACATATGCTTCGGAGCATCTTGCTATCTCAGCCTTCTACAAGGGTCAGAAAGATAGGAGTGGGTCAAGAACTAGAAGAATTTGTTTTCTGTGTTTGTAG